A single Phytohabitans houttuyneae DNA region contains:
- a CDS encoding ArsR/SmtB family transcription factor, translated as MVRYELVGMDLADVRFAVSPLNELVLSLRAWRDPGRFPLHLRWLHALREARGGLDAATLSALTNDRLWTPDFLNPRPYSPLTRIDDELDRIAGTDPATVRRDLRAVHGEGPLPKPLRGSAPRVLARVLDALGEYWRRCFEPHWPRMRALLEGDVTHRGRQIAQHGLAAMFADLSSTVRLAGNVVEVRLRSNVDYHRPTTGGLTLVPTLWTTNASTPISAAEPPMILYAARGLATLWEPQVLPAPDTLAAILGLTRAGLLVHLATPASSTELATRLGVTTTAVNQHLRTLHAAGLLVSARHGRSVLYRRSDLGDQLAGHQGTGQTVV; from the coding sequence ATGGTCCGGTATGAGCTGGTCGGCATGGACCTGGCCGACGTGCGGTTCGCGGTCTCGCCGCTCAACGAGCTGGTGCTGTCGCTGCGGGCCTGGCGCGACCCGGGCCGGTTCCCGCTGCACCTGCGCTGGCTGCACGCCCTGCGCGAGGCGCGCGGCGGCCTCGACGCCGCCACCCTGTCCGCGCTGACCAACGACCGGCTGTGGACCCCCGACTTCCTCAACCCGCGTCCGTACTCGCCGCTGACCCGGATCGACGACGAGCTGGACCGGATTGCCGGCACCGACCCGGCCACCGTGCGGCGCGACCTGCGGGCCGTGCACGGCGAAGGCCCGCTCCCGAAGCCGTTGCGCGGGTCCGCGCCGCGCGTGCTGGCGCGCGTCCTCGACGCGCTCGGCGAGTACTGGCGGCGCTGCTTCGAGCCGCACTGGCCGCGGATGCGGGCGCTGCTCGAAGGCGATGTCACCCACCGGGGACGGCAGATCGCGCAGCACGGGCTGGCGGCGATGTTCGCCGACCTGTCCAGCACGGTGCGCCTGGCCGGCAACGTGGTCGAGGTGCGCCTGCGCTCCAATGTGGACTATCACCGCCCGACCACCGGCGGCCTCACCCTCGTGCCCACGCTGTGGACCACCAACGCGTCGACGCCCATCTCCGCCGCCGAGCCACCGATGATCCTGTACGCCGCGCGCGGCCTCGCCACCCTCTGGGAGCCCCAGGTGCTGCCGGCGCCGGACACGCTCGCCGCGATCCTCGGCCTCACCCGGGCCGGGCTGCTCGTCCACCTCGCGACGCCGGCGTCCTCCACCGAGCTGGCCACCCGGCTCGGCGTCACCACCACGGCGGTCAACCAGCACCTGCGGACCCTGCACGCCGCCGGGCTGCTGGTCAGCGCCCGGCACGGCCGCTCGGTGCTCTACCGCCGCTCCGACCTCGGCGACCAGCTCGCCGGCCACCAGGGCACGGGTCAGACCGTGGTGTAG